In a single window of the Pseudomonadota bacterium genome:
- a CDS encoding glycosyltransferase, whose product MLKRFPRLSETFIVHELLELERQGLEIDVFALSDPADPVQHEALQRLRARVTYLPRDDWTQAAYICSGSYARGRGAGAPTAEERARTWTRQTLVGRHAADWEQATLMLKAGALAALARARGVDHLHAHFASDAATVARLASRMTGLPYSFTAHAKDIYHDTVDAVLLQQKLRDAAFVVTVCEHNRRHLARLAGRAAKRVKLIYNGVDLRLFRPELEPGQSCSLDTQRSLDRQAWLDRHGGGGKNGGLILGVGRLVEKKGFHFLLEACRMLHERGVGFRCAIVGQGELREELSRRIDDVGLRGRVRLVGACSQDELRGYYRQAALLVMPCVIAEDGNRDALPTVMLEAMASGLPVVATRVTGNPEIVEHGHTGFIVGPERADELAAATASLLAEPGLRMQLGNAGRRRAETRFDLRENVGRLRRLFLPQGSSLGVA is encoded by the coding sequence GTGCTCAAGCGCTTTCCCAGGCTGTCCGAGACCTTCATCGTCCATGAGCTTTTGGAGCTCGAACGCCAGGGCTTGGAGATCGACGTCTTCGCGCTGAGCGACCCTGCCGACCCTGTGCAGCATGAGGCACTGCAAAGGCTAAGAGCCCGCGTCACCTACCTGCCGCGAGACGATTGGACGCAGGCGGCTTACATTTGTAGCGGCAGCTACGCCCGAGGACGGGGCGCGGGGGCGCCGACGGCCGAAGAGCGGGCTAGGACCTGGACGCGGCAGACACTCGTAGGGCGCCATGCTGCCGACTGGGAGCAAGCCACGCTCATGCTCAAAGCTGGGGCCTTGGCCGCCCTGGCGCGCGCTCGCGGGGTGGATCATCTGCACGCGCATTTCGCTTCCGACGCGGCCACGGTGGCCAGGCTGGCAAGCCGCATGACGGGTCTGCCGTACTCCTTCACTGCCCACGCAAAGGACATCTATCACGACACCGTTGACGCCGTGCTGCTGCAACAGAAGCTGCGCGACGCGGCATTCGTCGTCACGGTGTGCGAACACAACCGGCGCCACCTGGCTCGACTCGCCGGCAGGGCCGCGAAACGCGTGAAGCTGATCTACAACGGAGTCGACCTGCGGCTCTTTCGTCCCGAATTGGAACCTGGCCAAAGCTGCAGCCTAGACACGCAGCGCAGTCTGGACAGGCAAGCCTGGCTGGACAGGCACGGCGGTGGGGGCAAGAACGGCGGTCTAATCCTGGGTGTGGGTCGCCTGGTGGAAAAGAAGGGATTCCATTTCTTGCTGGAAGCGTGTCGCATGCTGCACGAGCGCGGGGTGGGCTTCCGGTGCGCAATCGTGGGCCAGGGCGAGCTGCGCGAAGAGCTGTCCCGGAGAATCGACGACGTGGGATTGCGAGGGCGAGTGCGCTTGGTTGGAGCCTGCTCCCAGGATGAGCTGCGAGGGTACTACCGGCAGGCGGCTCTGCTCGTCATGCCTTGTGTGATCGCGGAAGACGGCAATCGGGATGCGCTGCCCACCGTCATGCTCGAAGCCATGGCCTCCGGCTTGCCTGTGGTCGCCACCCGCGTGACCGGAAATCCGGAAATCGTGGAGCACGGGCACACCGGCTTCATCGTGGGGCCGGAGCGCGCCGACGAGCTCGCGGCTGCCACGGCGAGCCTGCTTGCCGAGCCTGGCCTGCGTATGCAGCTAGGCAACGCAGGCCGGCGTCGCGCCGAAACCCGGTTTGACCTGCGGGAGAATGTCGGCAGGCTGCGCCGGCTGTTCCTGCCCCAAGGCTCGAGCTTGGGCGTTGCGTGA
- a CDS encoding glycosyltransferase family 4 protein, translating into MMVQALSDAGHSVQLAAPTLGDEEPALRSSLRASIVHLPPSEDTEDAVDAMRTWQQMLEMDDAAARQVRRILYNRDLLRTLRDRLGAAPPDFIYERASPYSTTGVMLARELGRPLLLELNAPLAVEQSIYRKTGLEELAARAEAWTVRQASAVLAVSTAVRQHATSLGVDPARVHVVPNAVDPAHFRPGPPDPTLRARWDLGDGPVLGFVGSLRAWHGVRVLAELLARLRPRFSGLRLLVVGDGPLRHELEQAARELGVVDSVVFTGALPHEQVGALIRCFDVGLAPYPALEHSFYFSPLKLFEYMASGVPVVASAQGQVADIIVPNETGLLHAPGDTLSMASAVEQLLVDPERREALGRAGARRIHAHHTWTHNALRIIELAETLMTPERSI; encoded by the coding sequence ATGATGGTGCAGGCGCTCTCGGATGCAGGGCACTCGGTTCAGTTGGCGGCACCCACCCTCGGGGACGAGGAGCCGGCGCTACGCAGCAGCCTACGCGCGTCCATCGTGCATTTGCCACCCAGCGAGGACACGGAAGACGCCGTGGATGCGATGCGAACGTGGCAGCAGATGCTGGAAATGGACGACGCGGCAGCAAGGCAGGTACGCCGTATTCTCTACAATCGGGATCTGCTGCGTACGCTGCGAGACCGCCTGGGCGCCGCGCCCCCGGACTTCATTTACGAGCGTGCCTCGCCCTATTCAACGACCGGGGTGATGCTCGCAAGGGAGCTTGGGCGACCGCTATTGCTTGAGCTCAACGCCCCGCTCGCCGTCGAGCAGTCCATCTACCGCAAGACGGGACTGGAGGAACTTGCTGCGCGCGCCGAGGCATGGACCGTGCGCCAGGCGTCGGCGGTGCTCGCCGTGTCCACCGCTGTGCGGCAACACGCAACGTCCCTCGGAGTGGACCCGGCTCGTGTGCACGTCGTCCCCAACGCGGTGGATCCGGCCCACTTTCGGCCCGGCCCGCCGGACCCGACGCTGCGTGCTCGCTGGGATCTCGGGGACGGGCCTGTCTTGGGTTTCGTGGGCAGCCTGCGTGCTTGGCACGGCGTGCGGGTGCTTGCCGAGCTGCTTGCGCGTCTGCGCCCGCGCTTTTCGGGGCTACGCCTGCTCGTGGTCGGGGACGGGCCCTTGCGGCATGAGTTGGAACAGGCCGCGCGGGAGCTGGGCGTTGTGGACAGCGTGGTGTTCACGGGCGCGCTCCCGCACGAACAGGTTGGGGCTTTGATCCGCTGCTTCGACGTGGGGCTCGCCCCCTATCCGGCACTGGAGCACTCCTTCTACTTTTCGCCGCTGAAGCTGTTCGAGTACATGGCATCGGGTGTACCGGTGGTGGCTTCTGCACAGGGACAGGTCGCGGACATCATCGTCCCAAACGAGACCGGGCTGCTGCATGCCCCAGGTGATACGCTAAGCATGGCCTCGGCCGTGGAGCAGCTGCTCGTGGACCCGGAGCGGCGCGAGGCGCTGGGCCGAGCGGGTGCCCGGCGGATCCACGCGCACCACACCTGGACGCACAATGCGCTGCGGATCATCGAGCTGGCCGAAACGCTGATGACTCCCGAAAGAAGCATATGA
- a CDS encoding ABC transporter ATP-binding protein/permease, whose protein sequence is MKPKRNWLRAIVLSHLGRLKGSLFLAGLCMLGFTLAELAWPWPLKLIFDHILLDEPLSWPLLAELIRENKVSALILLSLSIIVLALLRGLFAYFQLFLTSRIGYQLVHRLRCELFAHLQRLSLSFHNRERSGDLLTKVVTDSDALRDVFAESALTSLAHLLTIFGMFAIMFSLDWFLSLIVLATFPVLFFGLFYLYRKVKSSAKSQRSKEGKVAARIAEILTNLPLIQAFGRERFEEERFESESARTLTQSIRTARLGAAVTRAVEIISAFGTWAVVLFGSLQVINGRMTPGAILVFAAYVADMYRPIRRLARTSARFSKAMASAERISNILDVEPEVKDTPGAIEACAIHGEIEFDRVSFDYSDAKPVLRDVSFRVAAGQRVALVGASGAGKSTIISLLLRLYDPRQGSIRLDGVELARYRRESLRREIAIVPQDPLLFAASARENIAYGKPHATAEEVEAAATAANAHGFICALPEGYDTQLGERGAVLSGGQRQRIAIARAIVRRAPIIILDEPLTGLDPASAAAVMQALERLIEHKTVLMITHQLSSLEEGEYIIVLDEGRIVQQGTHSELMDAGGKYRRLFAAHSAGSRQPAGPAQS, encoded by the coding sequence ATGAAGCCGAAGCGAAATTGGCTTCGGGCCATCGTTCTTTCGCATCTCGGACGTCTGAAGGGCAGCCTGTTCTTGGCCGGGCTGTGCATGCTCGGCTTCACACTCGCCGAGTTGGCGTGGCCATGGCCGCTGAAGCTGATCTTCGATCATATCCTGCTCGACGAGCCGCTGTCGTGGCCGTTGCTTGCTGAGCTGATTCGCGAAAACAAGGTCTCGGCGCTGATCTTGCTGTCGCTGAGCATCATCGTGCTGGCGCTGCTCCGGGGGTTGTTCGCGTACTTTCAGCTCTTCCTTACTTCGCGCATCGGCTATCAGCTCGTGCACAGGCTCCGATGCGAGCTCTTCGCTCATCTGCAGCGCCTGTCCCTGTCGTTTCACAACCGGGAACGCTCCGGCGATCTGCTGACAAAGGTCGTCACCGACAGCGATGCGCTTCGCGATGTGTTCGCCGAGTCGGCGCTGACCTCCCTCGCACACCTGCTGACCATCTTCGGCATGTTCGCAATCATGTTCAGTCTGGATTGGTTTCTGAGCTTGATCGTGCTGGCCACGTTTCCCGTGCTGTTCTTTGGCCTTTTCTATCTCTATAGAAAGGTCAAAAGCTCCGCGAAGAGCCAGCGCAGCAAGGAAGGGAAGGTCGCCGCGCGCATCGCCGAGATTCTCACGAACCTGCCGCTGATCCAGGCCTTTGGGCGGGAACGCTTCGAGGAGGAGCGTTTCGAGAGCGAGAGTGCGCGCACCTTGACGCAGAGCATTCGCACCGCGCGCTTGGGGGCCGCAGTAACTCGCGCGGTTGAGATCATCAGCGCTTTCGGAACCTGGGCCGTGGTGCTCTTCGGTTCGCTGCAAGTAATCAACGGCCGGATGACGCCCGGCGCCATCCTCGTGTTTGCGGCCTACGTGGCGGACATGTATCGACCCATCCGAAGGCTGGCGCGTACGTCCGCGAGGTTCTCGAAAGCCATGGCCAGCGCAGAGCGGATCTCGAACATCCTGGACGTCGAGCCCGAGGTAAAGGACACGCCCGGCGCGATCGAAGCCTGTGCAATACACGGGGAGATCGAGTTCGACCGGGTGAGCTTCGACTACAGCGACGCCAAGCCCGTGCTGCGGGATGTCTCTTTCCGGGTGGCAGCCGGCCAGCGCGTGGCCCTGGTCGGGGCGTCCGGTGCCGGCAAATCGACGATCATCAGCCTTTTGCTGCGCCTTTACGATCCGCGGCAGGGCTCGATCCGGCTGGATGGGGTAGAGCTTGCGAGGTACCGGCGCGAATCGCTGCGTCGCGAGATCGCGATCGTGCCCCAGGATCCGCTCCTGTTCGCTGCAAGCGCCCGCGAGAACATCGCATACGGCAAGCCGCATGCCACGGCGGAGGAAGTCGAGGCTGCGGCCACGGCCGCCAATGCCCACGGCTTCATTTGCGCCCTGCCCGAGGGCTACGACACGCAGCTTGGCGAGCGAGGCGCCGTGCTGTCCGGCGGTCAGCGCCAACGCATCGCCATCGCCCGGGCCATCGTGCGCAGGGCTCCGATCATCATCCTGGATGAACCTCTGACCGGCTTGGATCCCGCTTCCGCGGCTGCCGTGATGCAAGCGCTCGAACGGCTCATCGAGCACAAGACGGTGCTGATGATCACCCATCAGCTTTCGAGCCTGGAAGAGGGCGAGTACATCATCGTGCTGGACGAAGGCCGGATCGTCCAACAGGGAACACATAGCGAGCTGATGGACGCTGGAGGCAAATACCGCCGTCTGTTTGCCGCACACTCGGCGGGATCGCGGCAGCCTGCCGGCCCTGCCCAAAGCTAG